The following are from one region of the Gossypium hirsutum isolate 1008001.06 chromosome D03, Gossypium_hirsutum_v2.1, whole genome shotgun sequence genome:
- the LOC121215421 gene encoding receptor-like protein EIX2 produces MAGSMRVVVTSVFLALLIETSTFEYVCAANRNVSCHEVERQALLKLKQDLIDPSGRLASWGNNLNCCNWSGVICDNLTGNVIQLRLRNPLDPYNGFYIPSEAYAKMWFSGKINPSLLDLKHLRYLDLRGSNFGGIQIPEFLGSVHTLRYLNLSAAGFGGLVPPQLGNLTNLHVLDLHDFSSLVYAENLQWLSHLVKLKILDLSSVDLSKASDWFQVTNTLPSLVEIHLSGCQLHRLPLQADVNFSSLSILDLSSNSFSNPLIPGWIFKLNSLVSLDLSHNNFQGQLPHGLRNLSSLRYLNLYWNNFNSSIPSWLYGFTSLEFLNLGSNYFHGSISNGFQNLTSLTTLDLSDNELTGAVPNSMGSLCSLKKIKLSGLHLSRDLSEILQASSSPGCLLNRLESLLFISG; encoded by the coding sequence ATGGCTGGTTCCATGAGAGTTGTTGTGACATCCGTTTTCTTAGCTCTCCTCATCGAAACATCTACGTTCGAATACGTTTGCGCTGCGAACCGGAATGTGAGTTGCCATGAAGTTGAGAGACAAGCTCTGTTGAAACTCAAGCAAGATCTTATAGATCCTTCAGGTCGACTTGCCTCTTGGGGCAATAACCTCAATTGTTGCAATTGGAGTGGAGTTATTTGTGATAACTTAACTGGCAATGTTATTCAGCTTCGCCTGCGGAATCCTTTAGATCCCTACAACGGATTTTATATTCCAAGTGAGGCTTATGCAAAGATGTGGTTTTCAGGCAAGATCAATCCTTCTTTGTTGGATTTAAAGCATTTGAGGTACTTGGATTTACGTGGCAGTAATTTTGGAGGAATACAAATTCCCGAGTTCCTTGGTTCCGTGCACACGCTAAGATATCTGAATCTATCTGCAGCAGGATTTGGGGGATTGGTTCCACCCCAACTTGGAAATCTGACAAATCTGCATGTTCTTGATCTCCATGATTTTTCATCACTTGTGTATGCTGAAAACCTTCAATGGCTTTCCCATCTTGTGAAGCTGAAAATCCTTGATCTTAGCAGTGTAGATCTCAGCAAAGCCTCAGACTGGTTTCAAGTGACAAATACACTCCCTTCTTTAGTAGAGATTCACTTATCAGGTTGCCAACTTCATCGTCTTCCTCTACAAGCTGATGTTAATTTCTCATCTCTCTCCATACTTGATCTCTCTTCCAATTCCTTTAGTAACCCTTTGATTCCTGGGTGGATTTTTAAGCTCAACTCTTTGGTATCCCTTGATCTCAGCCATAACAATTTCCAAGGCCAACTCCCCCACGGTCTCCGAAACTTGAGCTCTCTTAGATACCTCAATCTATATTGGAAcaattttaactcttcaataccCTCTTGGCTTTATGGTTTTACAAGTCTTGAATTCCTAAACCTTGGGTCCAATTATTTCCATGGTTCCATCTCAAATGGCTTTCAGAACTTAACCTCTCTCACTACACTTGACCTGTCAGACAATGAACTTACAGGGGCTGTTCCAAACTCCATGGGAAGTCTTTGCAGTTTGAAGAAGATCAAACTCTCAGGTCTCCATTTGAGTCGAGACTTATCAGAAATCTTACAAGCTTCATCATCACCAGGATGCCTGTTAAACAGATTAGAGTCTTTACTCTTTATATCTGGATAG
- the LOC107949680 gene encoding receptor-like protein EIX1: MEKLWLSHNMLEGVVSEVHFANLTRLRLFQASGNPLVLEASPEWVPPFQLGVMALSSWHLGPKFPSWLRSQRDFVYLDISVTGIIDTIPNWFWNLSTIYFSLNLSHNQIYGELPHRIGTSPVADLVYVDLSFNHFDGPLPCLSSKVNTLDLSNNLFSGPISNLLCSKMEEPYRLEILHLADNHLSGEIPDCWMNWPNLVSVDLENNSLSGVIPSSMGSLNLLQSLHLRKNNLSGVLPSSLQNCTRLLAIDLGENHFVGNIPGWIGEKLSDSIIISLGSNRFQGQIPDNLCSLSYLTILDLAHNNLSGTIPKCFMNLSAMAANQNSSNPISYAFGHFGTSLETLLLMIRGILLEYSSTLQLVTSMDLSDNNLAGEIPAGMTDLLGLRFLNLSNNHLTGRIPKNIGNLRLLESIDLSRNQLRGEIPPSMSALTFLGYLNSSENNLTGKIPSSTQLQSFDISSYDGNHLCGPPLLEIYSTDATTSGDHNNNENNEGDGLEVDWLWFYASMAFGFVVGFWVVMGPLLFNK, translated from the coding sequence ATGGAAAAACTATGGCTGAGTCACAATATGTTAGAAGGTGTGGTTTCTGAAGTTCACTTTGCTAATCTCACCAGGTTGCGCTTATTTCAAGCATCTGGAAATCCTTTAGTTTTGGAAGCAAGTCCTGAATGGGTTCCCCCATTTCAACTCGGGGTAATGGCTTTGTCATCATGGCATTTAGGTCCGAAATTCCCCTCCTGGCTTAGATCTCAAAGGGATTTTGTTTATTTGGATATTTCTGTTACAGGAATCATAGATACCATTCCCAACTGGTTTTGGAATTTGTCAACCATATATTTTTCCTTGAATCTTTCTCACAATCAAATCTATGGGGAACTTCCTCATCGCATTGGAACTTCTCCTGTTGCTGATCTTGTATATGTGGATCTTAGTTTCAATCACTTTGATGGTCCTTTACCTTGTTTATCCTCCAAGGTAAACACACTAGATCTTTCAAATAACTTGTTTTCCGGACCTATTTCTAACCTGTTGTGTTCCAAAATGGAGGAACCCTACCGGTTGGAAATTCTTCACTTGGCAGACAATCATCTATCAGGAGAAATTCCTGATTGCTGGATGAATTGGCCAAACTTGGTTTCGGTAGATTTGGAAAACAATAGTCTATCTGGTGTTATTCCAAGCTCCATGGGATCATTGAACCTTCTTCAGTCGTTGCACCTCCGCAAGAACAACCTTTCTGGAGTTTTGCCCTCATCACTGCAGAATTGCACCCGTTTATTAGCTATTGACCTCGGTGAAAACCATTTTGTGGGAAATATTCCTGGTTGGATTGGTGAGAAACTCTCAGATTCCATTATCATCAGCCTTGGTTCAAATAGGTTTCAAGGTCAGATTCCTGATAATTTGTGTTCTTTGAGTTACTTGACAATCTTGGACCTCGCACACAACAATCTCTCAGGGACAATACCAAAATGTTTCATGAACTTGAGCGCCATGGCAGCAAATCAGAACTCAAGTAACCCAATTTCTTATGCTTTTGGTCATTTTGGGACCTCCTTGGAAACTCTGTTACTGATGATCAGAGGAATATTGCTTGAATACAGTAGCACTCTTCAACTAGTAACAAGCATGGACCTTTCAGACAATAACTTAGCTGGTGAGATCCCAGCAGGGATGACTGATCTTTTGGGCTTGCGGTTCTTGAACTTATCGAACAACCATTTGAcaggaagaattcccaagaaCATAGGCAATCTGAGGTTGCTAGAATCTATTGACTTATCAAGGAACCAACTTAGAGGTGAGATCCCTCCAAGCATGTCAGCTTTAACATTCTTGGGTTACTTGAACTCGTCAGAAAACAACCTGACTGGAAAAATTCCTTCAAGCACTCAACTCCAAAGCTTCGACATTTCCAGCTATGACGGGAATCATCTATGCGGGCCTCCATTGTTGGAGATTTACAGCACAGATGCCACAACATCCGGTGACCATAATAATAACGAGAATAATGAAGGTGATGGATTGGAAGTGGATTGGTTATGGTTTTATGCAAGCATGGCTTTTGGATTTGTTGTGGGATTTTGGGTTGTGATGGGTCCTTTGTTGTTCAATAAGTAA